Genomic segment of Cottoperca gobio chromosome 6, fCotGob3.1, whole genome shotgun sequence:
TATACTGCACCACAGCACCTAGATACAGTGTGCCAATGTGTTGATCGTAACATAAAGTCTAATTTAACATTCTTTTTTCAGAAGTTACTTATTTACATCGCACCTTTACATTCAACCATCACACGTTGCATTCATGCAtgcaatacatatatatagtgtacATAAGTTTAATCGGCTACATACACTATACTGAATTATATAATTAGAGGATGATAACAATGGTAAATCACTGTTTAGGTTGTATATAGTGGACGTATATTAAATTGTGAACAGATATTAGTAGAAGTAGTTATTAgtaatacattcattcattactaataatacatttgttcaTTCTGTGAGTAgtaattaatttacatttgaaGCTTGACAAGATTGACATCTGCCATGTGTCAAATGTTAGCAAACTACAACTCTGCTGCataaattatattgttattatccTTTCAGACTCACTTGTAGCATTTCCAGCCAGTAATATTTGAATGTTCTGTTGCTTTTAAAGACGAgccaaaaatgtatatttggaCACTGCTTGTGAtgccaaaatgtaaaagaaaatattttacttatatttatatttatttattatatatgtatattcatttttatttgccaTTGGTAGTTGAAACCTTTGCCTATCCTCTTTTAAACCTCAGCCTGTGTGCCTTTCAGGGTGTGGGGATGCTGCCAGTGGAGCATCTTCCCCTGGACCATGTCCTACAGACTGTGAGTGTGTTGGAGTCAGTTGTCCTCCGCAGTTTTGGCCCTGAAGGAGGACAGGTGCTGTTCACCCGAGACACGGGACAGGCAATGTTGAGCCGCAGTGGGACTCGCATTCTTACTGCACTACGACTGGAGCATCCACTGGCAAGGTGAAACACACTACTCTTTCACTATGATAGTCTTTGTCATGtgatttctttctcattttgatttttctttgtgtgtttttgattttaggATGGTGGTGGAGTGTGTCTTGAAACACAGCACTGTAACAGGTGATGGGTCAAAGACCTTTATCATACTTCTTTCGTCATTACTGCAAATTATTCATACAATGACCTGCAAGGAGCTCAATGTGTCCCACAACTATAACTCCAGGGAAGCAGCAAAGGCTTCGACTGCCAGACACTTTGCAGAAAAAATGCTGGCATTTGCATTGGAGGAGCTCGATGATCTCATTGCCAGTGGAGTGATCCCCTATGGATACCATCTTTCATGGGAGGATTTcactgcaaaaacacatttaccagCTCACCCAAACAATCACTTTGTTCAAAAGCTACTGGCATCATTCTTTCATTCACGTCTGGGTCGCACCCACTGTGACTTTATTAGCGACCTCACTTGTGAACTGCTCACTTGCTGGAAGTTTAAAGCTCAGCCACCTTCCTCATCACTtcagtttttaaatgacaacTTGGCTGCGTTGCATACACCTGTATCAGGCTTCCCTATCAGTTGTTCACGTTTGATTGATGGGCAGGTTATTCACAGGGACTTTGCCACTCCCTGCCCTCGGACTGAACACCAGCCAGTTAAAGCTGTAGTTTTCACTGAGTACCTGCAGCCAAAATTGCTTAGTGCAGGACAAGTGCTGGAGTTGGGATGTGGAGAGCAATGGATGGAGGGACAATTCAAGGAAGAAGAGAAGTATTGTGCAGTTTAGCGCCTGGTCAGAAAAGTCCCTGGAGTGTGTCATTGCAAACCTGCAGAGTTTGGGTGTCTCTGTGCTCCTGTCTGCAGTGAAACAGTCGGCTGCTGTCCTGGCTTTAGCTGCACAGGCAGAGATGTGCGTTGTGGAGTGTGTCAGTGAAGATGAGTTGTCTCTCTTTGCCCAGCTAAGTGGGGCCACACCTGTCTCAGACTGCTGGGTGATTGAACTGGAGCACGTTGCTACGCTGACTTTTTGCAGACCAATACTGCTGGGAGCCCATAGGTATAAAAacatgtctctctttctctgacatatactgtgtatattacAAAGTCACTCATATGGatacaaataattattatagaTAATAACGGAATACATATATGGTTTTGATTAATGGTATTTTCTTAATCTGGTTTGATTCATGGAAGTTAAAATTGAACTTTTCTCTTCCACAGGTATGTCCATGTGGGTTTCCACGATTCAGAGGATCGGGTGACGGTCAAACCCTGTAGTCTGGTCATTTGTGGCTCAGGGGAAGGGCAAACTGACCAGTATACATGTGCGTTTCGAGATGCCATACGCATGCTACTTTCAACTTGGGAGCCCATGGGTATGACTGCAACTCCAGCCTCAAAGAGGACTTTGCAGTCAAACAACAGCACATCTTTACATATGGATAATCAGATCACCAATGCACCTCCCtcccagcagtgtgtgttggaGTCAGGCTGTGTTATACCTGCTGGTGGGACATTTGAATTTCTCTTAAACCATGCTCTCCTACAACATGGCAGCAGTCGCTCAGTTTCTGATTACACAATTATGAGTGCCCCTGCTGTTTCCCAGCTCTTGGCAAAGGCTCTATTGAGCGTGCCCCGACAGATTTACTCCCACAGTCCGCTTGGTTTCCTGCAGGCTCAAACAAGGCTCCTGACTTTTATTAAAAATCATTCCCACCGTTTCAACCAAGTATACAAACAAGAACACAACACAATCATCATACAGGGTCGGGGGGGGAGGGAATGTCCTCTAGAGGAGGCTAAACTAACTAAGCATTGTTGTGGAGAAGCTGACGCGTCATCAAATTTCTTTATGTCGGACTCGGGCCTTGAATCGGTCTCCTGTAAATACCAGCTACTTTTGGCTGTGCTGCAGTGTCTCTCATGTGTTCTCCATGTGGACAccgtgctgcacacacacactgctttgcCTCAGTCACGCAGACTTGCGAACCTTTCATGGGAGGGCACAGAGGACGAGACTGAAGACTGAGATTGTATTGTGTCCCAAGATGAAAGCCATAAACATATTCTTTATCCGTATCATTCAAAAGTTGGAGGAAATAATTTACACTTTTAATGCAAAGTGCAACAGCAATTTTTGTGATACATGTATTTGTAATGCAAGTTTATATTTCCACtgataaattaaattacatttcatggCAGTACTGTTGTATGGTTCAGTTTGTAAGCCAATAAAACGTTACACTGATTCTGTACCCACCTGTCCAATCAAGGCTAGCTTTAGCAATAacggtaaaaaaacaaaccatcaaTCAACTGAGTAATAATCTCTGTACAGGACAGACTGTGCAGTTATCAAATAAGTTAGTCTTTATCTACTCTGTTCATGTAAAGTAGTGTGCTACTGTGAGGGAGTACATGTTGATGTTGGCCTCTTTTCTCTTGGCGTTCTCGTCATGGTTcctattttttcattttttttcaacacTTATTTTCCTTATCTCAGCTTCCTGCCCTCTTCCCTTGGCTAGTACATATTCTGTTACATAAAAGGCATTCACACAGAACAACATGGAGACATTGTCTCTTTTTATAATCAGTGTTATTTCCATAATGGGGGTGGGGTGTCTGAGAGGACAACACCCGGCTGTCAACAACCAAATCAAAGGATACTTCCTTGTGCTATAATCAGAGGAACACTAACTATTCTCACCTCTTTTGGGTGAAAAAAGTGAGTCATTAGTAATAACTTGACTCGCCACCACACATAATTGTGCACGGTTTACTGTAATCAGTGTGGACGCCTAGTTTTGAACATTAGTTGTGATGGCATGACTCAGATGGAGGATTCTTGGCTTTGATCAAAGTCTACATGAGTCACACTTGATGGCCGCAAATATCAAAGAGGGGAAAGCCGGGGGGAGTATTAAGAATGTTCTTTTCCACTGCGCACACAGAAAAGAACCTGGATGTTGTTTTCAGTCTTATCAAAGTACCTACGCCCTTCTAACCCTTACATGCCCCCTATATCCTACACTGCTAAATCTAACATGCCAGTCAGTTTGACAATGTGTCATCTAATAGTTATTGAACTCAGTTACCTTGTGAGAATCTGTTTAATGAAAAACTACAGCTCATTTGACTCTTTCACTGTGCGCATGGGAGTAACATGCATGCCGTTATATAATATAcctaatatactataatataatatacataataccTTCAGAGTCAGTACATTTTGGTTTATTTGGCTCTCATTAATTTGTGTCTCTGTGAAACATAGTGCATATGATAGAAATCAACACAGTCTATGTAAAATGGAAAgaatattataaaatacatcaaaacaCATGTACTACACAACCACCTTAGTTTATAAAcctttttacaaataaaaaaaagaagacatttacAAAACGTGACACAAAGGCGTTTTTAGAAAGGGCAAGTtaggagatggagaaagaaagggagggaacaaataaaatgtcacaatgaaGGAACCGAAATGCTACTCTAATACCAAGCTGGAAGAATCCACAATCCCCGCAGTTCCTAGCTCGGCATTGAATCGGCTACTAGTCACCATGTTTTGATGTCGGTGTTGTAAGAAAGAGGACTGTAGAATTGAATTGCCTACTGCTGTATTGTGCTGAAGTGGTGGTGGTTGCCTTTTTTAAGGCCCTGATCCATGACTCTTCTGGGTGGTAGGTGGCCCCAAGTGAAAGCAATAGAAATGTGATCAGTATACAATAATATGATCTTTTGTTTAGATAATTAGCAGTTCACAAACACTAATTACAATCAAATGACCACCAAATTTCATATTTCTGTACTACATTGCCACTGAAGCACAGATGACACCCATTCTATAGTTGGGCCTAATTACCACATTGCTTTTTATCTAGTCCAGAAATGG
This window contains:
- the bbs10 gene encoding LOW QUALITY PROTEIN: BBSome complex assembly protein BBS10 (The sequence of the model RefSeq protein was modified relative to this genomic sequence to represent the inferred CDS: deleted 1 base in 1 codon), giving the protein MLPVEHLPLDHVLQTVSVLESVVLRSFGPEGGQVLFTRDTGQAMLSRSGTRILTALRLEHPLARMVVECVLKHSTVTGDGSKTFIILLSSLLQIIHTMTCKELNVSHNYNSREAAKASTARHFAEKMLAFALEELDDLIASGVIPYGYHLSWEDFTAKTHLPAHPNNHFVQKLLASFFHSRLGRTHCDFISDLTCELLTCWKFKAQPPSSSLQFLNDNLAALHTPVSGFPISCSRLIDGQVIHRDFATPCPRTEHQPVKAVVFTEYLQPKLLSAGQVLELGCGEQGWRDNSRKKRSIVQFSAWSEKSLECVIANLQSLGVSVLLSAVKQSAAVLALAAQAEMCVVECVSEDELSLFAQLSGATPVSDCWVIELEHVATLTFCRPILLGAHRYVHVGFHDSEDRVTVKPCSLVICGSGEGQTDQYTCAFRDAIRMLLSTWEPMGMTATPASKRTLQSNNSTSLHMDNQITNAPPSQQCVLESGCVIPAGGTFEFLLNHALLQHGSSRSVSDYTIMSAPAVSQLLAKALLSVPRQIYSHSPLGFLQAQTRLLTFIKNHSHRFNQVYKQEHNTIIIQGRGGRECPLEEAKLTKHCCGEADASSNFFMSDSGLESVSCKYQLLLAVLQCLSCVLHVDTVLHTHTALPQSRRLANLSWEGTEDETED